One window of the Salminus brasiliensis chromosome 1, fSalBra1.hap2, whole genome shotgun sequence genome contains the following:
- the dnase2 gene encoding deoxyribonuclease-2-alpha, producing MFLSILLLLLQPAEGANSSLSCYDDQGNAVDWFYLYKLPRLHEEPPEQGLKYLLLEENSEGWVDGSVLVGQSTGALGRTVGPLYEEGELGYILYNDQPPEKGRLENAHRSGGHTKGVVIFDGTQGLWLVHSTPHFPPPKTEGKFSYPDTGITNGQNFICVTYPLDHFETIGEQLKINQPHIYDCNIPESVASSVPTMVELCKHSQGGRNSSSAPPASYSSANRSVSLLSLGGKKFISFAKGAAFDNDLYHSWVAPVLQADLLVQFWRRSTGILDSDCSPVYKVLNVHQLSPGQRLTFKATEDHSKWAVSVSSDWVCVGDINRNEAEEKRGGGTICHQNSVVWKAYRTAALQCDSCSGTVEECESGLLY from the exons ATGTTCCTGTCCATCCTGCTACTCCTGCTTCAGCCAGCAGAGGGCGCCAACTCTTCACTGTCCTGCTATGATGACCAAGGCAATGCTGTTGACTG GTTTTACCTTTACAAACTCCCCCGCCTGCACGAAGAGCCCCCAGAGCAGGGTCTGAAGTATCTTCTACTGGAGGAGAACAGTGAAGGATGGGTGGATGGCAGCGTGTTGGTGGGACAGAGCACAGGGGCTCTAGGGAGGACCGTTGGGCCGCTCTATGAG GAAGGTGAACTTGGGTACATCCTGTATAATGATCAACCACCGGAAAAAGGCCGTTTGGAAAATGCACATAGGAGTGGAGGACACACCAAAG GGGTTGTCATCTTTGATGGCACACAGGGCTTATGGTTGGTCCACAGCACTCCTCATTTCCCGCCTCCCAAGACTGAGGGCAAATTCTCGTACCCTGACACTGGCATCACTAATGGGCAAAACTTCATCTGCGTCACCTACCCCTTGGACCATTTTGAGACTATAG GCGAGCAGCTGAAAATAAACCAGCCGCACATCTACGACTGTAACATCCCCGAGTCCGTGGCCTCGTCTGTGCCCACCATGGTGGAgctgtgtaaacacagccaAGGCGGGCGGAACAGCTCCAGCGCCCCACCCGCTTCCTACTCATCGGCTAATCGGAGCGTCTCCCTGCTCTCGTTGGGTGGGAAGAAGTTCATCAGCTTTGCTAAAGGAGCTGCTTTTGACAATG ACCTGTATCACTCGTGGGTGGCTCCTGTGCTGCAGGCGGACCTGTTAGTGCAGTTCTGGCGGCGCTCCACCGGCATCCTGGATTCCGACTGCTCCCCTGTCTACAAAGTCCTGAACGTTCACCAGCTCTCACCGGGCCAGAGGCTGACCTTTAAGGCCACGGAGGACCATTCAAAGTGGGCGGTGAGCGTGTCCAGTgactgggtgtgtgtgggggacaTTAACCGGAACGAGGCGGAGGAGAAGAGGGGCGGGGGTACGATATGTCATCAGAACAGCGTGGTGTGGAAGGCGTATCGGACAGCGGCGCTGCAGTGTGACTCGTGTAGCGGGACGGTGGAGGAGTGTGAGTCGGGTCTGCTGTATTAA